Proteins encoded in a region of the Flavobacteriaceae bacterium HL-DH10 genome:
- a CDS encoding metalloprotease, translated as MESKQIKISQTIQYQNTSNNVLDTIYLNDWNNSYSTKKTPLALRIADEYNNDFHLAKNEDRGFSVITSIKQDNEYLEFNQIKGQTDVIKVILKKSLKPNDSYTLKLEYLVQIPNDKFTSYGYTDLGDLNLRYWYITPAIYNGEWQYYSNKDLDDLYIPKADITLEIEYPLGYTLTSELNTSSKSETTEKQIIKLEGKNRINNKLFLNKAPNYNTIQTEEFTIVSNINDEGLEVIDKVLITEKITKFILKNFGKYPHNKLLLTDIDYNKDPIYGLNFLPKFIQPYPNHFQYELKLLKIALHNYFENTLLINPRKEHWLLDGLQIFYLMNYVDEHYPNMKFLGSFADFWGMRSFHAADMRFNDKYVLVFMLMARTNKDQLLTMQKDSLLKFNKNIASKYKAGIGFKYLDDFINSHVLENTITSFLTQNKLKETTTKDFETFLKSKTNKNIDWFFTDYLTTRKKIDFKIKKVIKTDDSITLTIKNKRDNSMPISLYTLNNDSIISKRWIENITESKTITIPRENANKLVLNYNEIIPEVNLRDNWKSLKGFFFNNKPLQFRLFKDIEDPHYNQVFFMPIAEFNNIYDGFTLGMRTYNTTILRKLFNYKFEPVYAFKSKSLTGSAAISKIHYLQNSGLYYINYGVVASYSSYAPDLFVKQITPSLTFLFREKNDFRSNKRKSLIFRYVNIQRDKDANNILASDEPNYSIFNARYIHSNDNLINFKKWRTDLQIAKTFSKVSFNYEYRRLFQSNRQLNLRMYAGAFLSNKNDASSNYFSFALDRPTDYLFDYPYLGRSEASGIFSQQYITAEGGFKSKLDTPFANQWITAVNSSTTLWKYILFYGDIGLVKNKHKSPHFVYDSGIRINLVTDYFEIYLPLYSNLGWEIGQPNYDEKIRFKFTVDPQALLGLFRRRWF; from the coding sequence ATGGAGTCTAAACAGATAAAAATATCACAAACTATTCAATACCAGAATACTTCAAATAATGTATTAGATACCATTTATTTAAACGATTGGAACAATAGTTATTCAACAAAAAAAACACCACTAGCCCTTAGAATTGCAGATGAATACAATAATGATTTTCATTTAGCAAAAAATGAGGATCGAGGTTTTTCTGTAATTACTTCAATCAAACAGGATAATGAATATTTAGAGTTTAATCAAATAAAAGGTCAAACAGATGTTATTAAAGTTATATTAAAAAAATCACTTAAACCCAATGACTCTTATACTTTAAAATTAGAATATTTAGTACAAATACCTAACGATAAATTCACAAGCTATGGCTATACAGACTTAGGGGATTTAAATTTAAGATATTGGTATATTACACCTGCTATTTATAATGGCGAATGGCAATATTATAGTAATAAGGATTTAGATGATTTATACATTCCAAAAGCTGATATTACATTAGAAATTGAATACCCACTTGGATATACTTTAACTTCAGAATTAAACACAAGTAGCAAGTCGGAAACTACTGAAAAACAAATAATTAAGCTAGAAGGAAAAAATAGAATTAACAACAAGCTATTTTTAAACAAAGCACCTAATTACAATACCATTCAAACAGAAGAATTCACCATAGTTTCTAATATTAATGATGAAGGTTTAGAGGTTATCGATAAAGTTTTAATTACTGAAAAAATAACAAAATTTATATTAAAAAACTTTGGAAAATACCCTCATAATAAACTTCTTTTAACAGATATTGATTATAATAAAGATCCCATTTATGGTTTAAATTTTTTACCTAAATTCATTCAACCCTACCCTAATCATTTTCAATACGAACTAAAATTATTAAAAATAGCATTACACAATTACTTTGAAAACACACTTTTAATTAATCCTAGAAAAGAACATTGGTTATTAGATGGTCTTCAAATTTTCTATCTAATGAATTATGTAGACGAGCACTACCCTAACATGAAATTTCTAGGATCATTCGCCGATTTTTGGGGAATGCGTTCTTTTCATGCGGCCGATATGCGTTTTAACGATAAGTATGTTCTTGTTTTTATGCTTATGGCTAGAACTAATAAAGATCAACTTTTAACCATGCAAAAGGATTCTTTATTAAAATTCAATAAAAACATTGCTAGTAAGTATAAAGCTGGGATTGGTTTTAAATACTTAGACGATTTTATTAATAGTCATGTATTAGAAAACACTATAACATCCTTTTTAACTCAAAATAAACTTAAAGAAACAACAACAAAAGACTTTGAAACCTTTTTAAAATCTAAAACAAATAAAAATATAGACTGGTTTTTTACAGATTACCTTACCACTCGAAAAAAAATAGATTTCAAAATAAAAAAAGTTATAAAAACGGATGACTCTATAACATTGACGATTAAAAACAAACGAGATAATAGTATGCCCATTTCGTTATACACTTTGAATAACGATAGTATTATTTCAAAAAGATGGATTGAAAACATAACAGAAAGCAAAACCATCACAATTCCTAGAGAAAATGCTAATAAGCTCGTTTTAAATTACAATGAAATTATACCAGAAGTAAATTTAAGAGATAACTGGAAATCATTAAAAGGCTTCTTCTTTAATAATAAACCATTACAATTTAGACTTTTTAAAGATATTGAAGATCCGCACTATAATCAAGTGTTTTTTATGCCTATAGCAGAGTTTAATAATATTTATGATGGATTCACACTAGGTATGAGAACCTATAATACCACCATTTTAAGAAAACTTTTTAATTATAAATTTGAACCTGTATACGCTTTTAAATCTAAATCCTTAACTGGTTCGGCAGCAATTTCTAAAATTCATTATTTACAAAATAGTGGTCTATATTATATTAATTATGGTGTTGTGGCAAGTTATTCCTCATATGCTCCAGATTTGTTTGTTAAACAAATAACACCATCCCTGACCTTTTTATTTAGAGAAAAAAATGATTTCAGATCTAATAAACGAAAATCATTAATTTTTAGATATGTAAACATTCAACGAGATAAAGATGCTAATAATATTTTGGCTAGTGACGAGCCAAATTATAGCATATTTAATGCACGGTATATACATTCAAACGACAACTTAATAAATTTTAAAAAATGGCGTACAGACCTTCAAATTGCTAAAACATTCAGCAAGGTATCTTTTAATTACGAATACAGAAGGTTGTTTCAAAGTAATAGACAATTAAACTTACGTATGTATGCTGGGGCATTTTTAAGTAATAAAAATGATGCTAGTTCAAATTATTTTAGTTTTGCTTTAGACAGACCAACTGATTACTTATTTGACTATCCCTATCTGGGACGATCTGAAGCTTCTGGTATTTTTAGTCAACAGTATATAACTGCAGAAGGTGGTTTTAAATCTAAACTAGATACACCCTTCGCAAACCAATGGATTACTGCTGTAAATAGTAGTACAACATTATGGAAATATATATTATTTTAT
- a CDS encoding TIGR00730 family Rossman fold protein, producing the protein MVTEHHPKGWNEIKTNDSWAIFKIMGEFVNGFERMSKIGPCISIFGSARTKPENKYYKLAESIAKNIVESGYGVITGGGPGIMEAGNKGAHLGGGTSVGLNIDLPFEQHDNPYIDSDKSLDFDYFFVRKVMFVKYSQGFVVMPGGFGTLDELFEAITLIQTHKIEKFPIILVGTDFWTGLMDWVKSTLLEKFSNISAKDLDLIHLVDTEDEVINILDAFYKDSSLSPNF; encoded by the coding sequence ATGGTAACAGAACATCACCCTAAAGGCTGGAACGAAATAAAAACAAACGATTCTTGGGCTATTTTTAAAATTATGGGCGAGTTTGTCAATGGTTTTGAAAGAATGAGCAAAATTGGACCTTGTATTTCCATATTTGGTTCAGCAAGAACAAAACCAGAAAATAAATACTATAAACTAGCAGAAAGTATTGCCAAAAATATTGTAGAATCTGGTTACGGTGTGATAACTGGTGGAGGACCTGGTATTATGGAAGCTGGTAATAAAGGTGCACATTTAGGAGGAGGAACATCGGTTGGGTTGAATATTGATTTACCTTTTGAGCAACATGATAATCCTTATATCGATTCTGACAAAAGCTTAGATTTTGATTATTTCTTTGTTAGAAAAGTTATGTTTGTTAAATATTCACAAGGTTTTGTAGTAATGCCTGGAGGTTTTGGAACTTTAGACGAACTGTTTGAAGCTATAACACTTATACAAACTCATAAAATTGAAAAATTCCCTATAATTCTAGTAGGCACCGATTTTTGGACGGGACTTATGGATTGGGTTAAATCTACACTTTTAGAGAAATTTAGTAACATAAGCGCTAAAGATTTAGATTTAATTCATCTGGTAGATACTGAAGATGAAGTAATAAATATATTAGATGCTTTCTATAAAGATTCAAGTTTAAGTCCGAATTTTTAA